In the genome of Hyphomonas sp. Mor2, one region contains:
- a CDS encoding peptidoglycan DD-metalloendopeptidase family protein, whose translation MRIAPPSTLGRLAACVAIIGFAGVPAIGEGDVSRAELEALEAEREDALKQLAALEQAGSVVSNDLEGLERELISAAMESQRREEQATSAELKLVSLRTRLGSARTQLVDGESALEDLMASLALSGRHRPPALLTQPQDANQAIRAAILMGEVAPNVRERTTALGEEITGLRRLERQVLREQKSLAAAEAALSLKREEITQLTAAKRSAFEDVTADAEKLRQRAETLGEQASTVRELIAALEAIAPGAPRLKPRLTFAETPRARPSQRASLPRATVSQPLGVLAAPTAGRMVRVWGDKMPGGSTSEGIAYLTRSGAQVAAPVDGVVEFSGPFRSYGQLLILSTSDGYHVLLSGMSSSYVAVGQAVKQGEPVAKMADRANGEPELYLEVRKSGKPMNPAKWMKRG comes from the coding sequence ATGCGAATCGCACCGCCTTCGACTCTTGGCCGATTGGCCGCCTGTGTGGCCATTATTGGCTTTGCGGGCGTGCCCGCTATTGGTGAGGGCGATGTTTCCCGCGCCGAGCTGGAAGCGCTGGAGGCGGAACGCGAAGACGCACTCAAACAGCTCGCGGCCCTGGAACAGGCGGGCAGCGTTGTTTCGAATGACCTGGAGGGGCTTGAGCGCGAACTGATTTCTGCTGCCATGGAAAGCCAGCGGCGGGAGGAGCAGGCGACGTCTGCTGAACTGAAACTGGTCTCTCTGCGCACCCGTCTGGGCTCTGCGCGCACGCAGTTGGTCGATGGAGAATCGGCTCTCGAAGATTTGATGGCGTCGCTGGCCCTGTCCGGACGTCATCGTCCGCCTGCCTTGCTGACCCAGCCGCAAGACGCCAATCAGGCGATCCGTGCCGCCATCTTGATGGGCGAGGTCGCGCCAAACGTCCGCGAGCGTACCACCGCGCTCGGGGAAGAGATTACCGGCCTGCGCCGCCTCGAGAGACAGGTCCTGCGTGAACAGAAATCGCTGGCCGCAGCAGAAGCGGCTTTGTCGTTGAAGCGGGAAGAGATCACGCAGCTCACGGCGGCGAAACGCTCTGCCTTTGAAGACGTGACAGCGGATGCCGAGAAACTGCGCCAGCGGGCGGAAACGCTTGGAGAACAAGCCAGTACAGTGCGCGAGTTGATCGCAGCGCTGGAAGCCATTGCGCCGGGTGCCCCCCGGCTGAAACCCCGTCTGACCTTCGCCGAAACGCCGCGCGCGCGCCCGAGTCAGCGCGCCAGCCTGCCGCGCGCGACGGTTTCGCAGCCGCTCGGCGTGCTCGCGGCGCCGACGGCCGGTCGAATGGTGCGCGTCTGGGGTGACAAGATGCCGGGCGGCAGCACATCCGAGGGCATCGCTTATCTGACGCGCAGCGGCGCGCAGGTCGCCGCGCCTGTGGACGGGGTGGTCGAATTTTCCGGTCCATTCCGCAGTTACGGGCAGTTACTGATCCTCTCGACAAGCGATGGATACCATGTACTGTTGTCCGGAATGTCGTCGAGCTATGTCGCTGTTGGCCAAGCAGTGAAACAGGGCGAGCCGGTGGCGAAGATGGCCGATCGGGCCAATGGTGAACCGGAACTCTATCTTGAGGTCCGTAAATCAGGCAAGCCGATGAACCCGGCCAAATGGATGAAACGCGGCTAG
- the ftsE gene encoding cell division ATP-binding protein FtsE codes for MSRIRPDLSDEPAVRLDGVSLSYERTGEVLSEIDLVLKQGSFTFLTGPSGAGKSSLLKLMYLAHAPDRGGIRLFGRQTYDLKRKQLAALRRRIGVVFQEFRLLDHLTAFENVALPLRVSGQKPDRYENEVIDLLRWVGLGERVDAPTPSLSGGEQQRVAIARALINKPDLLIADEPTGNVDPEMGQKILRLFAELNKRVGTTILIATHDLDLIREFEAPVLRLSNGLLVRDAEYGGAA; via the coding sequence ATGTCGCGTATTCGGCCCGACCTGAGCGATGAACCCGCCGTGCGCCTGGATGGGGTGAGCCTGTCCTATGAGCGCACCGGTGAGGTACTCAGCGAGATCGATCTGGTTCTGAAGCAGGGGAGCTTCACCTTCCTGACCGGCCCTTCTGGTGCGGGCAAATCCTCACTGCTCAAGCTGATGTATCTGGCGCACGCGCCGGATCGCGGCGGCATCCGACTGTTTGGCCGCCAGACCTATGATCTCAAGCGCAAGCAGCTCGCCGCGCTTCGGCGGCGTATCGGGGTCGTGTTTCAGGAGTTCCGCTTGCTGGACCATCTCACAGCCTTCGAGAATGTCGCTTTGCCCCTGCGGGTCTCGGGTCAGAAGCCGGATCGCTACGAGAATGAGGTGATCGATCTTCTGCGCTGGGTCGGCCTCGGCGAGCGGGTTGATGCACCGACGCCGTCTTTGTCAGGGGGCGAGCAACAACGCGTCGCAATTGCCCGGGCGCTGATAAACAAACCGGACCTGCTGATCGCTGACGAGCCGACCGGCAATGTCGATCCTGAAATGGGCCAAAAAATCCTGCGCCTGTTTGCAGAGCTGAACAAACGCGTCGGCACAACCATTCTGATCGCGACGCATGACCTGGATCTCATTCGCGAGTTTGAGGCGCCGGTCTTGCGGCTCAGCAATGGTTTGCTGGTCCGGGACGCCGAATATGGAGGCGCTGCATGA
- a CDS encoding divergent polysaccharide deacetylase family protein, with amino-acid sequence MSSRIARDPSPFRSGLVHSALGAFTLTFLLGSGAMAMHVMGDADAAGPTVRMALFDETPSDAPQLNPRLPGYEAAVGFAQADTAPTGPGGAGNEPDLGVEYNGATRMPASATATEQPQGIRINGKTVLPGQTYSQISQIGDGDTAADPNEITSKMVQVGAEIADDSPLARNARAFSNPEGKPTVSLIVSGLGTNATRTRAAIDELPPEVTLSFAPTSDNLRTWVRRARRAGHEVLIELPMEPYDYGRQRPHAYVMQVGVSADTNKQRLAKLLARTPGYVGVMNYQGAKFATEGAAVDPIVAELSAKGVAFFEDGSLIRSEFERSARDSDLAFGKATAWVDARPVADEISQQLLVLETTARERGAALGTSMPFPVSIDLLKEWIPTLEDKGIALAPASYYAKRSLGAGQSAGQTQQARLDPQG; translated from the coding sequence ATGTCGTCTCGCATCGCGCGCGATCCATCGCCATTCCGTAGCGGCCTGGTGCACTCCGCACTTGGGGCATTCACCCTGACCTTCCTGCTCGGGTCTGGCGCTATGGCCATGCACGTCATGGGCGATGCCGATGCCGCGGGCCCAACGGTGCGCATGGCGCTGTTTGACGAGACCCCATCCGACGCGCCGCAACTCAATCCGCGCCTGCCTGGCTATGAGGCAGCGGTCGGATTTGCTCAGGCGGACACTGCGCCGACAGGTCCGGGTGGCGCCGGGAATGAGCCTGATCTCGGCGTGGAATATAATGGCGCGACGCGTATGCCGGCCTCAGCGACCGCGACCGAACAACCGCAAGGCATTCGCATCAATGGCAAGACGGTGCTGCCGGGTCAGACCTATAGTCAGATCAGCCAGATCGGCGACGGCGATACAGCCGCTGATCCGAACGAAATCACCTCGAAAATGGTTCAGGTGGGCGCAGAGATTGCTGATGACTCGCCCCTTGCCCGCAATGCTCGTGCCTTCTCAAACCCGGAGGGCAAACCGACAGTATCTCTGATTGTCAGCGGCCTCGGCACCAATGCGACCCGGACCCGGGCTGCCATTGATGAATTGCCGCCGGAGGTCACGCTGTCCTTCGCGCCGACCTCTGACAATTTGCGCACCTGGGTCCGCCGCGCGCGCCGTGCCGGGCATGAGGTGCTGATCGAATTGCCGATGGAGCCTTATGATTACGGCCGTCAGCGTCCGCACGCTTATGTCATGCAGGTCGGGGTCTCAGCCGACACGAACAAACAGCGCCTCGCCAAATTACTGGCGCGGACACCCGGTTATGTCGGGGTGATGAACTATCAGGGCGCGAAGTTTGCGACCGAAGGCGCTGCCGTTGATCCGATCGTGGCCGAGCTCAGCGCCAAGGGTGTGGCCTTCTTCGAGGATGGCAGCCTGATCCGCTCGGAGTTTGAACGCAGCGCCCGCGACTCCGATCTCGCCTTCGGCAAGGCCACCGCCTGGGTCGATGCGCGGCCCGTCGCGGACGAGATTTCCCAACAACTCCTGGTGCTCGAAACCACGGCGCGCGAGCGCGGCGCGGCCCTCGGCACCAGCATGCCATTCCCGGTCTCGATCGATCTCCTGAAAGAGTGGATCCCGACCTTGGAAGACAAGGGCATCGCCCTGGCACCTGCATCCTACTATGCCAAGCGTTCGCTCGGTGCTGGACAGAGTGCTGGCCAGACCCAGCAAGCTCGTCTAGACCCTCAGGGGTGA
- a CDS encoding cell division protein FtsX — protein sequence MSKRETPLLPVSDAREAALFFVVGALCFLAALAALTTRGTYKAAEAWGAQIEGDITVIMRDTDRRTAEQAADRVTELASVFEARVLSREEVEALLEPSLGPGGMPDGLPVPMLMVVQADTSVGDPTASIEGVLDDLSIDGDVAGNAGYAENVRGALGVLRIVALSIVALLSATAVAVIAFATHAALLARKDIVEVLHLSGAEDRYIAGLFERRFWVLALQAGLGGSVAALMITALIVFTGSGSDGVEAQLLPRLSLDFWDIVILLVTPLMAGLAARFAARTTVLASLKDTL from the coding sequence ATGAGCAAACGTGAAACTCCGCTTCTGCCGGTCAGCGATGCCCGCGAGGCGGCCTTGTTCTTCGTGGTCGGCGCGCTTTGTTTTCTGGCCGCTCTGGCGGCACTGACCACGCGCGGGACCTATAAGGCCGCAGAAGCCTGGGGCGCCCAGATCGAAGGCGACATTACCGTGATCATGCGCGACACGGATCGCCGCACAGCCGAGCAAGCCGCCGACCGCGTGACGGAGCTTGCCAGCGTGTTCGAGGCGCGCGTGCTCAGTCGCGAGGAGGTAGAAGCGCTGCTCGAACCGAGCCTCGGACCGGGCGGCATGCCAGATGGCTTGCCGGTCCCAATGCTGATGGTCGTACAAGCCGATACGAGTGTGGGAGACCCGACGGCTTCGATTGAAGGCGTTCTCGATGATTTGAGCATCGATGGCGACGTCGCCGGCAATGCCGGATATGCCGAGAACGTCCGCGGTGCGCTTGGCGTCTTGCGAATAGTTGCCCTGTCAATTGTCGCCCTCTTGTCGGCGACGGCGGTCGCCGTGATCGCCTTCGCCACTCATGCCGCGCTGCTGGCGCGAAAGGACATTGTTGAAGTGTTACACCTGTCCGGCGCTGAGGATCGATACATTGCCGGCTTGTTTGAACGAAGGTTCTGGGTGCTGGCGCTTCAAGCGGGTTTGGGCGGGTCGGTGGCGGCGCTGATGATCACCGCCTTGATCGTGTTCACAGGCAGCGGCTCTGACGGCGTCGAGGCGCAGCTCTTGCCGCGGCTCAGCCTCGACTTCTGGGACATTGTCATTCTTCTGGTGACACCGCTCATGGCCGGTCTGGCTGCGCGGTTTGCAGCGCGCACGACGGTGCTCGCCTCGTTGAAGGACACGCTGTGA
- a CDS encoding alpha/beta hydrolase, translating into MSKTLLMIHGVGCGGEVWDRMKRDFAMAGWTCETPTLYPDLRTKDNPPDALADLTLSDYFDAATQSANEMAERDGEKPVVIGHSMGGIIAQKLAERGVVRGAIFLTPAAPKGCSVTDLRALRTFWAIVKVGRKNIPGGVFKVGPKGFSYGVLNAVDKARHDEIYAGALFDSGRVYQDLLDAPEIDEASISLPTLTIGAKKDRATVIKSVRKVGSKYAQAAVPGDYFEYSNHAHWIVDEPGTEQVSADILEWLDQKLT; encoded by the coding sequence ATGAGCAAGACGCTGCTTATGATCCATGGCGTTGGCTGCGGCGGTGAGGTCTGGGATCGCATGAAGCGCGATTTCGCCATGGCCGGATGGACGTGCGAAACCCCGACCCTGTATCCGGACCTGCGAACCAAGGATAATCCGCCGGACGCGCTCGCCGATCTGACCCTGTCAGACTATTTCGATGCGGCCACACAGAGTGCCAATGAGATGGCAGAGCGCGATGGCGAAAAGCCGGTCGTCATCGGCCATTCCATGGGTGGGATCATCGCGCAGAAACTGGCCGAGCGGGGCGTGGTGCGTGGCGCCATATTTCTCACGCCGGCGGCTCCCAAAGGCTGCTCGGTGACAGATTTGCGCGCGCTGCGAACGTTCTGGGCCATCGTCAAGGTCGGGCGCAAGAACATCCCTGGCGGCGTTTTCAAGGTCGGTCCGAAAGGGTTCAGCTACGGTGTCCTGAACGCCGTGGACAAAGCGCGGCATGACGAGATTTATGCAGGCGCGCTGTTTGATAGCGGACGCGTGTATCAAGACCTGTTGGACGCGCCTGAGATCGATGAAGCCTCGATCTCCCTCCCGACCCTGACCATTGGAGCGAAGAAGGATCGCGCCACGGTCATCAAGTCGGTTCGAAAGGTCGGGTCAAAGTATGCTCAGGCGGCTGTTCCTGGCGACTATTTCGAATATAGCAACCATGCCCACTGGATTGTCGATGAGCCTGGCACCGAGCAGGTCAGCGCCGACATTCTTGAATGGCTGGACCAGAAGCTCACCTAG
- a CDS encoding MJ0042-type zinc finger domain-containing protein, translated as MILTCPECETQYFADDATIGESGRTVKCAACGHSWFVGPEGAKQGEASLGAHETYRLKVRERRRRKSRNAAFSAWTATAAAAIVLLAGLVLFRGEVVKRWPESASTYASIGMPVNRFGLDFLETEAERFFDGTTPILEVRGAVRNTAGRTVAAPHVRVILLDDQGAQVAEAFAPISPSSIPEDATAIFTARIENPPFESFELELGFVPADTALAATGSQTQ; from the coding sequence ATGATCCTCACGTGCCCAGAATGCGAGACTCAGTACTTTGCTGACGACGCCACGATCGGCGAAAGCGGCCGAACTGTGAAGTGCGCGGCCTGCGGGCATTCCTGGTTTGTCGGGCCCGAGGGCGCAAAGCAGGGCGAGGCATCGCTGGGCGCGCACGAGACCTATCGCTTGAAAGTCCGCGAGCGGCGGCGCCGCAAGAGCCGCAACGCCGCGTTCAGCGCCTGGACTGCTACCGCAGCCGCGGCGATCGTACTCCTGGCTGGACTGGTCCTGTTCCGCGGAGAGGTTGTGAAGCGCTGGCCCGAATCAGCCAGCACTTATGCCTCCATCGGCATGCCGGTAAACCGGTTTGGCCTGGACTTTCTGGAAACCGAAGCTGAGCGTTTCTTCGATGGCACCACGCCGATTCTGGAGGTTCGTGGCGCCGTCCGCAACACAGCGGGTCGCACAGTCGCCGCGCCGCATGTGCGCGTCATTCTGCTAGACGACCAGGGGGCGCAGGTCGCTGAAGCCTTCGCGCCGATCTCGCCCTCCTCCATTCCGGAAGACGCCACCGCGATCTTCACCGCGCGGATAGAAAACCCACCCTTTGAGTCATTTGAGCTTGAGCTTGGGTTCGTTCCAGCCGATACCGCTCTCGCAGCGACCGGATCCCAAACGCAATGA
- a CDS encoding 1-acyl-sn-glycerol-3-phosphate acyltransferase, translating to MNTIRSVIFVAWMYGWMAILGILALPTLFLPRPALLWFIRTFARMVVLGLSLICGIRVEFRGREHVPGGPVLIAGKHQAMLDVFIPFLIFRDPVLVMKRELLWYPVLGWYALKTRMLAIDRDGGAKTMKQMLAAADARVNGESRQMLIYPEGTRSVPGVPPSYKPAGIRAFYKSLNLPLVPLATNAGLCWPAKGLTRRPGRVVYEVLPALAHDLNPKAMLGELETILEGACDRLIDEGLAEQGRTRADL from the coding sequence GTGAACACCATTCGATCGGTTATCTTTGTGGCCTGGATGTATGGCTGGATGGCAATTCTTGGCATCCTTGCCTTGCCGACCTTGTTCCTGCCGCGCCCGGCACTGCTCTGGTTCATTCGCACCTTTGCGCGGATGGTCGTGCTCGGCTTGTCCTTGATTTGCGGTATTCGCGTCGAGTTTCGCGGACGAGAGCATGTTCCGGGTGGACCGGTTCTGATTGCCGGGAAACACCAGGCCATGCTGGACGTGTTTATTCCCTTTCTGATCTTCCGCGACCCGGTGCTGGTGATGAAGCGAGAATTGCTCTGGTACCCGGTCCTGGGCTGGTACGCCTTGAAGACCCGAATGCTGGCCATCGATCGCGATGGCGGCGCCAAGACGATGAAGCAGATGCTCGCGGCGGCGGACGCGCGGGTGAATGGCGAGTCGCGGCAGATGCTGATCTATCCTGAAGGTACGCGCTCGGTGCCTGGGGTGCCACCGAGTTACAAGCCTGCAGGTATTCGCGCCTTCTACAAGAGCTTGAACCTGCCACTGGTGCCACTGGCGACAAATGCGGGCCTGTGCTGGCCGGCCAAAGGCCTGACGCGCCGTCCTGGCCGGGTGGTCTATGAAGTGCTTCCGGCGCTCGCGCATGACCTCAATCCAAAAGCCATGCTGGGGGAGCTCGAAACCATCCTCGAAGGTGCGTGCGATCGATTGATCGATGAGGGACTGGCCGAGCAGGGGCGCACCCGCGCCGACCTGTAA
- a CDS encoding S41 family peptidase, giving the protein MRAMLTGAALGVVLGATAVGVSAVAWPDSEYNPPRYEAAFEQLSLFTEVMARAKADYVEEIDEVAALEAAIDGMLGSLDPHSGYMSPDEFEALQVTTSGEYGGLGIEVTMEDGFVKVVTPMDDTPASRAGLEPGDLLTHINSRAIVGLSLDDAVSDMRGDPGTELTVTVYREGQDPFDVTLIREVIEPKYVEYTNKGDDIAYIRIATFNNKKTTTKLIEAFDDIRDDIGRNPQGIILDLRNNGGGLLDEAVSVSDQFLSGGEVVSTIGRRPGDVMRSNAERGEVFKGVPIVVLINNGSASASEIVAGALQDRDRATVIGMTSFGKGSVQTVMPLGADRGAIRLTTARYYTPAGRSIQATGIVPDLEVSNRRVSEEDLDKIRRYSEADLPNALDNEDGTARNLPHIPDDMPPEDYEGEDYQLEKAIEFLKAGGVLASTDTRAG; this is encoded by the coding sequence ATGAGAGCTATGCTGACCGGAGCCGCGTTGGGGGTCGTACTTGGGGCCACTGCCGTTGGGGTGTCAGCTGTTGCCTGGCCGGATTCTGAATACAATCCGCCGCGCTATGAGGCGGCGTTCGAGCAGCTCTCGCTGTTCACCGAAGTCATGGCGCGCGCCAAAGCGGACTATGTCGAAGAGATTGATGAAGTTGCGGCCCTGGAAGCAGCCATCGACGGCATGCTCGGCTCGCTGGATCCCCATTCGGGTTACATGTCTCCGGATGAGTTTGAGGCGCTGCAAGTCACCACGTCCGGCGAGTATGGCGGGCTCGGCATTGAAGTGACCATGGAAGATGGCTTTGTAAAAGTCGTGACCCCGATGGATGACACACCGGCCAGCCGCGCCGGTCTCGAGCCAGGCGATCTGCTGACGCATATCAATTCCCGCGCGATTGTCGGGCTGAGCCTGGATGATGCGGTCAGCGACATGCGCGGTGATCCGGGAACAGAGCTGACGGTGACCGTCTATCGCGAAGGTCAGGATCCATTTGACGTGACCCTGATCCGTGAAGTGATCGAGCCAAAATATGTCGAGTACACCAATAAGGGCGACGACATTGCCTATATCCGGATCGCGACCTTCAACAACAAGAAGACCACGACCAAGCTGATCGAGGCGTTTGACGATATCCGCGATGATATTGGCCGCAATCCGCAAGGGATCATTCTCGACCTGCGCAATAATGGCGGCGGTTTGCTGGACGAAGCCGTATCGGTGAGCGACCAGTTCCTGTCCGGCGGGGAAGTCGTTTCGACCATTGGCCGTCGACCGGGCGATGTCATGCGGTCCAATGCTGAGCGCGGCGAAGTGTTCAAGGGTGTGCCGATCGTTGTGCTGATCAATAATGGCTCGGCTTCGGCCTCGGAAATTGTGGCCGGGGCGCTGCAGGACCGCGACCGCGCCACCGTGATTGGCATGACCAGTTTCGGCAAGGGCTCGGTTCAGACTGTGATGCCGCTCGGCGCCGATCGCGGCGCGATCCGCCTGACCACTGCGCGCTATTACACGCCGGCGGGTCGTTCGATCCAGGCGACGGGTATCGTGCCGGATCTGGAAGTCTCCAACCGCCGCGTCAGCGAAGAGGATCTCGACAAGATCCGCCGCTATTCGGAAGCTGATTTACCAAACGCGCTCGACAATGAAGACGGCACTGCCCGCAACTTGCCACACATTCCCGACGACATGCCGCCGGAAGACTATGAAGGCGAGGATTATCAACTTGAGAAAGCGATCGAATTTCTTAAGGCAGGCGGCGTCCTGGCCAGCACGGACACACGCGCTGGCTAG
- a CDS encoding RNA pyrophosphohydrolase, which yields MSSKKRDPAHYRANVGLALFSKAGHVFVGRRVNGRGAFQWQMPQGGVDEGEAPVEAALREMDEEIGVAAKLVDVLEETEDWLYYDFPPDLLRRMGGPYLGQRQKWYALRFKGSDSDVRLDKHKPEFDAWRWARLDEIPGLIVPFKRPVYEEVARRFQRWSAPVNAS from the coding sequence GTGAGTTCCAAGAAACGTGATCCAGCGCATTACCGCGCCAATGTCGGCCTCGCTCTATTTTCCAAGGCGGGGCATGTCTTTGTCGGTCGCCGAGTGAATGGCCGCGGCGCGTTTCAATGGCAGATGCCGCAAGGCGGCGTTGATGAAGGCGAGGCGCCGGTCGAAGCGGCCTTGCGCGAAATGGACGAAGAGATTGGCGTCGCCGCAAAACTGGTCGATGTGCTCGAAGAGACCGAAGACTGGCTATACTATGATTTCCCGCCGGACCTGCTGCGCCGTATGGGCGGGCCCTATCTCGGTCAGCGGCAGAAATGGTATGCGCTGCGCTTCAAGGGATCGGACAGTGATGTCCGGCTCGACAAGCACAAGCCTGAATTTGACGCCTGGCGGTGGGCCCGGCTGGACGAAATACCCGGGTTGATTGTGCCCTTTAAACGCCCGGTTTACGAAGAGGTGGCCCGCCGGTTCCAGCGCTGGAGCGCGCCGGTCAACGCCTCCTAG
- a CDS encoding phosphoribosyltransferase family protein has protein sequence MSLPKIETVLSETDLMARVEDVAARLAPRLTGEWTAINILIGATPFTSDLMKALARRNIHPVLDALWLESYRDARESSGRIVVRADIARHVKDRGVLIIDDVFDTGRTLAFARNHMLAKGAREVITCALARKPWAPEGDDNVDFHAFDAPPRYLVGYGMDDAGLYRGLPYIGALD, from the coding sequence ATGAGCCTACCGAAAATCGAAACCGTTCTCTCCGAGACTGATCTGATGGCCCGGGTTGAGGACGTTGCCGCGCGCCTTGCCCCGCGACTCACAGGCGAGTGGACGGCGATCAATATTCTGATTGGCGCAACCCCCTTCACCAGCGATCTGATGAAGGCGCTGGCGCGGCGCAATATCCACCCCGTGCTCGATGCCCTGTGGCTGGAGAGCTATCGCGATGCGCGTGAAAGCTCTGGCCGCATCGTTGTCCGCGCCGATATTGCCCGGCACGTGAAGGATCGCGGAGTGCTGATCATTGATGATGTGTTCGATACCGGCCGCACGCTCGCCTTTGCTCGCAATCACATGCTGGCCAAGGGGGCACGCGAAGTGATTACCTGTGCCCTGGCGCGAAAACCCTGGGCCCCGGAAGGCGACGATAATGTCGATTTTCACGCCTTCGACGCCCCGCCGCGATATCTCGTCGGTTACGGCATGGATGATGCCGGCCTGTATCGCGGCCTGCCCTACATTGGCGCGCTCGACTAG